The Arcobacter porcinus sequence GTTTGTTACATATAATATTACAATGATAGAATTATAGTAAATATTTAAGGTATGTATATACTAAATAAAAATTTAGATAAATTGATTGCTTTATAAAAAGTAAAAATAAGAGCAGAAAGAATAGCTTTAGAGTTAACTCAAGAAGAGTTTGCTGATTTTGTTGAAATAAAGTATGCAACTTATAAAACTTTTGAGCAAAGTGGAAAAATATCTTTTGAGAATTATCTGAAAATATTAATTAAACTAAATAAAGATGATCAATTTTTAAAGTTTTTAAATAGTTTTGAGTTTAATGAAGAAAAACAAAGAACTAGTAGTAAAAAAGTAAATGATAAGAATATAGAAGATAACTTTGTAAAACTGATTATTGAAGCTTCACAAAAACATATTGTCTTAGATAAAAAGATTTTTGGAGAAGAGTTGTTTTATAGTATAGAGAATGGACATATTTATGAAATACTAAATTTTATAAATATTGTTTTATCTGCTTGGAATGATAAAAGATTAATGCTTCTTATTAAATATTTTGGAGAAGAGAGAATAAAAACTCATATTCTTAATCAAAAAGATATAAAGTTATTAAAATCATTTAATGCTCATTTAGAGTATATAAGGAAAATATACAAGCAAAAGATCTATTTTATGAAAAAAGCAATGACGAAGGAATAAATACTTTAGTTAAAAATCCAAAACCATATGATTGGTATAGAAATGAAATTGAAAAATATATTCATAAAGTTTTATTAGATGAGATTTATAAATAATAAATATGCAATATATGCTTATTAATTAAAATTAATATATAATGAAATATGAATTTTATTATTATGAAAGAGCTTCCCATAGAAGAAAAAGAAAAAATTGCTTTAAAGATGTTAAGGCATTATTATTTAAATGATCATCGTCCATTTTGTGTGGCTTATAGTGGTGGAAAAGATAGTAGTGTTTTAGTTTATTTAACTATAAAAATGCTTGAAAATTTAATTAAAGAAAATAAGATATTAAATAAAGAGATATTAATAATAAATTCAAATACTTTAGCAGAACTTCCACCTGTTCTAAAACATCTTGAAAATTCATTAGTAAAAATACAAGACTATTCAGATCTATATAAATTACCTATAAAAGTAAAAGAAGTAAAACCTGAAATTAAAAATACACTAAATGTTCAACTTCTTGGAGTTGGTATGCCTCCACCATCTAATCAATTAAGATGGTGTACTGATAAATTAAAAGTATTTCCAATAGATAAAGAAATAAAAGAAAATTTTCCAAATGGAGAATTTATTTCAGTTATTGGCACTAGAAGAGATGAAAGCTTTTCAAGAGAAGCAAGAATAATAAAAAAAACAGTTAAAGATACAGATCTAAAATTGAATGATAGGTATAAAAATGCAAGTAATCTAATGCCTATTGAATTTTGGAGTACAAAAGATGTATGGGAATATCTATTTAAACAATCAAATAATCTTATGGATATAGACTTCTTATGGAAAATATATAGTGATGCTAGTGGAAAAGATACAAAAGAGTGTACTTTCGTTGGTGCTGGTGGTAAACATATAGAAGAAGGTAAGATTGGCTGTGGTGTTTCTCGTTTTGGTTGTTGGCAATGTTACATGGTGAGGGATCAAGATAAGAGTCTTGATGGTCTTATGAAAAGTGGTTATAAAGATATAAATCTATATAAAGAATATAGAGATTGGTTCTGGGATAAAACTCAACAAGGTTGGGAAAAAACAAGAGATGTATATAGTCATAGACATCAAGGTCAAGATTTTTATGATAAAGGTGATGAAACAAATCCTAAATATGGAATTACCATGCCAAAAGGTCTTACACTAAAAATAAGAAAAGAAGCCTTTTCAAGACTTTTATCGCTACAATTTAAATTAAATGAACCAATTATAACAGAAGAAGAAATTAAACTTATTCAAGGAAGATGGATTTCAGAAGGAGATCTATCACTTACAGCATTCAGAATAGCAAGAATATATGGTTATAAATTCAATAGTTATTCTCTATCAATAAATCAAAGAAAAAATATAAGATTAGCTAAACAATATTATAAAGATATTCTAAATAAAAAAGAAATAAAGAAAGAATTTGATATAGATACTTTAAAAAGATTTGCTATTCAAAATATTTTAAATCCTGAAAAAGTAAAATATAAATTTTTTCCATCAAAACAAGAAGAAAAATATATTAGAAAAGAATGGAAAATTAATAAAAAAAGTAATATGCATATCTCTTTTATAAATTTAAAAGATTTAATTAATTATTAGAAAAATAGTAATTCTCACCATTCTTGATCATATTCTTAATAATACTTTTCCTATCTAGATTTGTTTTTTCTAAAAGATTATATAATATAAAATATTCTAAATATAAATTATTATTAAATATACCTGGATCATCTGATGCAAGTATAATATTTGGAGCATTTGGATTTTGTAACCATTGCAGGATATGATGATCTTTAAACTTATTATAAAAACTAATTCTAGTATTACTTGTAATCATTGTTTCTATTGCTATGTCTTTTTCTTTTAATAAAGATAAAATTTTATTTTGTATAAAAATTATAATATCGTCTGATATACAATTTAGATCTACTGTAATAAGTTTATTATATTTATAATAGCTATGTATATTATGATATTTATCAAAAATCTCTAATTCATTTTTAGTTAATTGTTTACAAGCTTCTTTTCTAGTTAACCATTTATGCTCAAAAAACTTTTTATAACTTTTACGACTAAACTTTTTAGAATATACATCCTCACTAGTTTGTTTAAACGCTTTTAATAAATTTTTAATTTCAATACAATATCTTTTTTCCTCTTTTATCATTTCTATTATAAAAAATAAATTATCTAAATATTCACCTTCCTTCATTATAATAGTATTATTTAATTTTTTCTTCCAGATTTTTGGGTTAAGTCCCAAAGCTGTAGCATGACCTATCCTATCCTTTGAGTTCATATCCAGAAACACTACTGCTTCATAAATATAACGGATCCCAGAAACAATATGCACAAAATCTTCACCTGCATGAAAAGTCATATTTATATGTTTATTAAATCTCTTTTTTGTTTCTTCTCTTATGTATCTAAAACTTGATGCAAAAGCTTCTGGTCGTGAATAGAGTTCATTACCAGCTGCATCAATAGCATTTAAAAAGTCAAACTTTTTGAAACTAGGATTATTTAATGATAAATACTTTGGTTTTGACAATGATAACAATCCCATTATAGAAACTACTCTTTTATTTAACTCTGATTTAGTTTTAGAGTCTCTAATATAAATATATTTAGGATTCTTTTGTTCCCTATGCTTTATAAAATGAGTAGTTACTGAAATTTTTGGAATTTCCAATAATTCTTTTAAATCATTTTTATAGTTTTTATATTTATAATGATCATTTACTATATTAGAATATAACTTTACTGTTTTGTACGTTGTATTTTTAGGTGCAAATCTAAGTTCTAGATGTTTCAATAAATTTGTTTTTTCAACACCCTCTAATTGTTTATATCTATCTATAAAACCTTTATCTTCATATTGATCTCTCAATTTACTATCTGTAATTCTTTGGAACTGAGAAAAACCATATTGGCTCAATTGCTGTACAAATAACTTATTAAATAATGACTGTGCTAAAATATAATAATGGAGTAATTTACTATAAATATCTTTTCTTACATCAAAATCTGCTATGGTATTAAAAATTAAATTATAAAATCTTACTTCTCTATAAATAATATTTTTATTATTGATTTTTTGTTGTCTTTTCTTTGCATCTATCTTTATCTGTAAGTGCTTATCAAAGATAATCGTTGAAGATAGATACTTTTCCCATTCTTTATAATCATTTGGAT is a genomic window containing:
- a CDS encoding phosphoadenosine phosphosulfate reductase family protein; translated protein: MNFIIMKELPIEEKEKIALKMLRHYYLNDHRPFCVAYSGGKDSSVLVYLTIKMLENLIKENKILNKEILIINSNTLAELPPVLKHLENSLVKIQDYSDLYKLPIKVKEVKPEIKNTLNVQLLGVGMPPPSNQLRWCTDKLKVFPIDKEIKENFPNGEFISVIGTRRDESFSREARIIKKTVKDTDLKLNDRYKNASNLMPIEFWSTKDVWEYLFKQSNNLMDIDFLWKIYSDASGKDTKECTFVGAGGKHIEEGKIGCGVSRFGCWQCYMVRDQDKSLDGLMKSGYKDINLYKEYRDWFWDKTQQGWEKTRDVYSHRHQGQDFYDKGDETNPKYGITMPKGLTLKIRKEAFSRLLSLQFKLNEPIITEEEIKLIQGRWISEGDLSLTAFRIARIYGYKFNSYSLSINQRKNIRLAKQYYKDILNKKEIKKEFDIDTLKRFAIQNILNPEKVKYKFFPSKQEEKYIRKEWKINKKSNMHISFINLKDLINY